One Malus sylvestris chromosome 14, drMalSylv7.2, whole genome shotgun sequence DNA segment encodes these proteins:
- the LOC126599460 gene encoding probable inactive receptor kinase At4g23740 isoform X1 produces the protein MFRNSSFSASRVWDFGLRVVREMAGHGILYWILLLGLIFLHGNANPVEDKQALLDFVNNFPHSRSLNWNQSSSVCDHWTGVTCSEDKSYVIAVRLPGIGFTGQIPANTLSRLSRLQTLSLRSNVISGEFPSDFSNLKNLSFLYLQFNNFSGPLPLDFSVWKNLTIVNLSNNHFNGSIPFSLFNLTQLSGLNLANNSLSGEIPDLGLHKLQQLNLSNNKLNGSVPESLQRFPRSVFVGNNVSFASFPPELPPVLPPTPKPYPKSKNGGKLGETALLGIIIAGAVLGIVAFAFLILVFCSRRKKEDGLSGKLSKGEMSPEKVISRSQDANNKLVFFEGCHYAFDLEDLLRASAEVLGKGTFGTAYKAILEDATSVVVKRLKDVNVGKRDFEQHMEVVGNIRHENVIELKAYYYSKDEKLMVYDYFNQGSISALLHGRRGEDRNPLDWDTRLRIAIGAARGIAHIHTANGGKLVHGNVKASNIFVNTQQYGCVSDVGLATIMSSLAPPISRAAGYRAPEVTDTRKSGQPADVYSFGVVLLELLTGKSPIHTTAGDEIVHLVRWVHSVVREEWTAEVFDIELMRYLNIEEEMVEMLQIAMSCVVRMPDQRPKMLDVVKMVESVRRADNDNRPSSGNRSESSTPPLVVGAENPTSQ, from the exons ATGTTTAG gaacAGTTCATTTTCTGCTTCAAGGgtttgggattttggtttgaGGGTAGTGAGGGAAATGGCGGGTCATGGCATTTTGTATTGGAttttgcttttgggtttgattttctTGCATGGAAATGCAAACCCAGTTGAAGATAAGCAGGCGTTGCTCGATTTCGTGAACAATTTCCCTCACTCTCGCTCTCTGAATTGGAACCAGAGCAGTTCTGTGTGTGACCACTGGACTGGAGTGACTTGTAGTGAGGATAAGTCGTATGTCATAGCTGTCCGATTGCCTGGCATTGGATTTACCGGCCAGATACCGGCCAACACGCTTAGCCGCCTCTCGAGGCTGCAGACTTTGAGTCTTAGATCCAATGTGATTAGTGGGGAGTTCCCTTCTGATTTCTCCAATCTGAAGAATTTGTCTTTTCTGTATCTTCAGTTCAACAACTTCTCTGGGCCACTGCCCTTGGACTTCTCGGTTTGGAAGAACCTCACCATTGTTAATTTGTCTAATAATCACTTCAATGGGAGCATTCCTTTTTCGCTCTTCAACTTGACTCAGCTTTCGGGATTGAATCTAGCAAACAACTCGCTTTCGGGTGAAATCCCTGATCTTGGACTACATAAATTGCAGCAGCTTAACTTATCTAACAACAAGCTGAATGGTAGTGTCCCTGAGTCTCTTCAGAGGTTTCCAAGGTCGGTGTTTGTTGGTAACAACGTTTCTTTTGCAAGTTTTCCACCTGAGCTTCCCCCAGTTCTTCCGCCCACCCCTAAACCATATCCGAAATCTAAGAATGGTGGGAAGCTTGGTGAGACAGCACTGTTGGGAATTATAATTGCTGGTGCTGTTTTAGGCATTGTAGCATTTGCATTTCTGATACTTGTTTTCTGctcaagaagaaagaaagaagatggGCTTTCAGGAAAATTGTCCAAGGGGGAAATGTCACCGGAAAAGGTGATCTCACGGAGTCAAGATGCAAATAATAAACTGGTATTCTTTGAGGGCTGCCACTACGCATTTGATCTGGAGGACTTATTGAGGGCTTCAGCTGAGGTGCTTGGGAAGGGGACATTTGGTACAGCATATAAGGCTATACTAGAAGATGCAACCAGTGTGGTGGTGAAGAGGTTGAAGGATGTAAATGTTGGAAAGCGGGACTTTGAGCAACATATGGAGGTTGTCGGCAATATTAGGCATGAAAATGTGATTGAATTGAAGGCGTATTATTATTCCAAAGATGAGAAGCTGATGGTATATGATTACTTCAATCAAGGGAGCATCTCTGCCTTGTTACACG GTAGAAGAGGAGAGGACAGAAATCCTTTAGATTGGGACACCCGACTGAGAATAGCAATTGGAGCCGCAAGAGGAATTGCTCATATTCATACAGCGAATGGCGGGAAGCTGGTCCATGGAAATGTCAAAGCCTCAAACATCTTTGTAAACACGCAACAGTATGGTTGTGTTTCTGATGTTGGTCTGGCAACTATAATGAGCTCACTGGCTCCCCCAATCTCCCGTGCTGCTGGTTACCGAGCTCCAGAAGTGACAGACACCAGGAAGTCAGGACAACCTGCTGATGTCTACAGCTTTGGGGTTGTCTTACTGGAACTCCTCACTGGAAAATCCCCAATCCATACAACTGCCGGTGATGAGATTGTCCATTTGGTCAGGTGGGTTCATTCAGTTGTCCGAGAGGAGTGGACAGCGGAAGTGTTTGACATAGAGCTGATGAGGTATCTAAATATAGAGGAGGAAATGGTGGAGATGTTGCAGATAGCCATGTCTTGTGTTGTAAGGATGCCCGATCAACGACCTAAAATGCTGGATGTAGTGAAGATGGTAGAAAGTGTCCGTCGGGCAGATAATGACAATCGACCATCTTCTGGAAACAGATCCGAGAGCTCAACACCACCTCTGgtggttggagcagaaaatCCAACTTCGCAATGA
- the LOC126599460 gene encoding probable inactive receptor kinase At4g23740 isoform X2, producing MFSSFSASRVWDFGLRVVREMAGHGILYWILLLGLIFLHGNANPVEDKQALLDFVNNFPHSRSLNWNQSSSVCDHWTGVTCSEDKSYVIAVRLPGIGFTGQIPANTLSRLSRLQTLSLRSNVISGEFPSDFSNLKNLSFLYLQFNNFSGPLPLDFSVWKNLTIVNLSNNHFNGSIPFSLFNLTQLSGLNLANNSLSGEIPDLGLHKLQQLNLSNNKLNGSVPESLQRFPRSVFVGNNVSFASFPPELPPVLPPTPKPYPKSKNGGKLGETALLGIIIAGAVLGIVAFAFLILVFCSRRKKEDGLSGKLSKGEMSPEKVISRSQDANNKLVFFEGCHYAFDLEDLLRASAEVLGKGTFGTAYKAILEDATSVVVKRLKDVNVGKRDFEQHMEVVGNIRHENVIELKAYYYSKDEKLMVYDYFNQGSISALLHGRRGEDRNPLDWDTRLRIAIGAARGIAHIHTANGGKLVHGNVKASNIFVNTQQYGCVSDVGLATIMSSLAPPISRAAGYRAPEVTDTRKSGQPADVYSFGVVLLELLTGKSPIHTTAGDEIVHLVRWVHSVVREEWTAEVFDIELMRYLNIEEEMVEMLQIAMSCVVRMPDQRPKMLDVVKMVESVRRADNDNRPSSGNRSESSTPPLVVGAENPTSQ from the exons ATGTTTAG TTCATTTTCTGCTTCAAGGgtttgggattttggtttgaGGGTAGTGAGGGAAATGGCGGGTCATGGCATTTTGTATTGGAttttgcttttgggtttgattttctTGCATGGAAATGCAAACCCAGTTGAAGATAAGCAGGCGTTGCTCGATTTCGTGAACAATTTCCCTCACTCTCGCTCTCTGAATTGGAACCAGAGCAGTTCTGTGTGTGACCACTGGACTGGAGTGACTTGTAGTGAGGATAAGTCGTATGTCATAGCTGTCCGATTGCCTGGCATTGGATTTACCGGCCAGATACCGGCCAACACGCTTAGCCGCCTCTCGAGGCTGCAGACTTTGAGTCTTAGATCCAATGTGATTAGTGGGGAGTTCCCTTCTGATTTCTCCAATCTGAAGAATTTGTCTTTTCTGTATCTTCAGTTCAACAACTTCTCTGGGCCACTGCCCTTGGACTTCTCGGTTTGGAAGAACCTCACCATTGTTAATTTGTCTAATAATCACTTCAATGGGAGCATTCCTTTTTCGCTCTTCAACTTGACTCAGCTTTCGGGATTGAATCTAGCAAACAACTCGCTTTCGGGTGAAATCCCTGATCTTGGACTACATAAATTGCAGCAGCTTAACTTATCTAACAACAAGCTGAATGGTAGTGTCCCTGAGTCTCTTCAGAGGTTTCCAAGGTCGGTGTTTGTTGGTAACAACGTTTCTTTTGCAAGTTTTCCACCTGAGCTTCCCCCAGTTCTTCCGCCCACCCCTAAACCATATCCGAAATCTAAGAATGGTGGGAAGCTTGGTGAGACAGCACTGTTGGGAATTATAATTGCTGGTGCTGTTTTAGGCATTGTAGCATTTGCATTTCTGATACTTGTTTTCTGctcaagaagaaagaaagaagatggGCTTTCAGGAAAATTGTCCAAGGGGGAAATGTCACCGGAAAAGGTGATCTCACGGAGTCAAGATGCAAATAATAAACTGGTATTCTTTGAGGGCTGCCACTACGCATTTGATCTGGAGGACTTATTGAGGGCTTCAGCTGAGGTGCTTGGGAAGGGGACATTTGGTACAGCATATAAGGCTATACTAGAAGATGCAACCAGTGTGGTGGTGAAGAGGTTGAAGGATGTAAATGTTGGAAAGCGGGACTTTGAGCAACATATGGAGGTTGTCGGCAATATTAGGCATGAAAATGTGATTGAATTGAAGGCGTATTATTATTCCAAAGATGAGAAGCTGATGGTATATGATTACTTCAATCAAGGGAGCATCTCTGCCTTGTTACACG GTAGAAGAGGAGAGGACAGAAATCCTTTAGATTGGGACACCCGACTGAGAATAGCAATTGGAGCCGCAAGAGGAATTGCTCATATTCATACAGCGAATGGCGGGAAGCTGGTCCATGGAAATGTCAAAGCCTCAAACATCTTTGTAAACACGCAACAGTATGGTTGTGTTTCTGATGTTGGTCTGGCAACTATAATGAGCTCACTGGCTCCCCCAATCTCCCGTGCTGCTGGTTACCGAGCTCCAGAAGTGACAGACACCAGGAAGTCAGGACAACCTGCTGATGTCTACAGCTTTGGGGTTGTCTTACTGGAACTCCTCACTGGAAAATCCCCAATCCATACAACTGCCGGTGATGAGATTGTCCATTTGGTCAGGTGGGTTCATTCAGTTGTCCGAGAGGAGTGGACAGCGGAAGTGTTTGACATAGAGCTGATGAGGTATCTAAATATAGAGGAGGAAATGGTGGAGATGTTGCAGATAGCCATGTCTTGTGTTGTAAGGATGCCCGATCAACGACCTAAAATGCTGGATGTAGTGAAGATGGTAGAAAGTGTCCGTCGGGCAGATAATGACAATCGACCATCTTCTGGAAACAGATCCGAGAGCTCAACACCACCTCTGgtggttggagcagaaaatCCAACTTCGCAATGA
- the LOC126599460 gene encoding probable inactive receptor kinase At4g23740 isoform X3, producing MNSSFSASRVWDFGLRVVREMAGHGILYWILLLGLIFLHGNANPVEDKQALLDFVNNFPHSRSLNWNQSSSVCDHWTGVTCSEDKSYVIAVRLPGIGFTGQIPANTLSRLSRLQTLSLRSNVISGEFPSDFSNLKNLSFLYLQFNNFSGPLPLDFSVWKNLTIVNLSNNHFNGSIPFSLFNLTQLSGLNLANNSLSGEIPDLGLHKLQQLNLSNNKLNGSVPESLQRFPRSVFVGNNVSFASFPPELPPVLPPTPKPYPKSKNGGKLGETALLGIIIAGAVLGIVAFAFLILVFCSRRKKEDGLSGKLSKGEMSPEKVISRSQDANNKLVFFEGCHYAFDLEDLLRASAEVLGKGTFGTAYKAILEDATSVVVKRLKDVNVGKRDFEQHMEVVGNIRHENVIELKAYYYSKDEKLMVYDYFNQGSISALLHGRRGEDRNPLDWDTRLRIAIGAARGIAHIHTANGGKLVHGNVKASNIFVNTQQYGCVSDVGLATIMSSLAPPISRAAGYRAPEVTDTRKSGQPADVYSFGVVLLELLTGKSPIHTTAGDEIVHLVRWVHSVVREEWTAEVFDIELMRYLNIEEEMVEMLQIAMSCVVRMPDQRPKMLDVVKMVESVRRADNDNRPSSGNRSESSTPPLVVGAENPTSQ from the exons AT gaacAGTTCATTTTCTGCTTCAAGGgtttgggattttggtttgaGGGTAGTGAGGGAAATGGCGGGTCATGGCATTTTGTATTGGAttttgcttttgggtttgattttctTGCATGGAAATGCAAACCCAGTTGAAGATAAGCAGGCGTTGCTCGATTTCGTGAACAATTTCCCTCACTCTCGCTCTCTGAATTGGAACCAGAGCAGTTCTGTGTGTGACCACTGGACTGGAGTGACTTGTAGTGAGGATAAGTCGTATGTCATAGCTGTCCGATTGCCTGGCATTGGATTTACCGGCCAGATACCGGCCAACACGCTTAGCCGCCTCTCGAGGCTGCAGACTTTGAGTCTTAGATCCAATGTGATTAGTGGGGAGTTCCCTTCTGATTTCTCCAATCTGAAGAATTTGTCTTTTCTGTATCTTCAGTTCAACAACTTCTCTGGGCCACTGCCCTTGGACTTCTCGGTTTGGAAGAACCTCACCATTGTTAATTTGTCTAATAATCACTTCAATGGGAGCATTCCTTTTTCGCTCTTCAACTTGACTCAGCTTTCGGGATTGAATCTAGCAAACAACTCGCTTTCGGGTGAAATCCCTGATCTTGGACTACATAAATTGCAGCAGCTTAACTTATCTAACAACAAGCTGAATGGTAGTGTCCCTGAGTCTCTTCAGAGGTTTCCAAGGTCGGTGTTTGTTGGTAACAACGTTTCTTTTGCAAGTTTTCCACCTGAGCTTCCCCCAGTTCTTCCGCCCACCCCTAAACCATATCCGAAATCTAAGAATGGTGGGAAGCTTGGTGAGACAGCACTGTTGGGAATTATAATTGCTGGTGCTGTTTTAGGCATTGTAGCATTTGCATTTCTGATACTTGTTTTCTGctcaagaagaaagaaagaagatggGCTTTCAGGAAAATTGTCCAAGGGGGAAATGTCACCGGAAAAGGTGATCTCACGGAGTCAAGATGCAAATAATAAACTGGTATTCTTTGAGGGCTGCCACTACGCATTTGATCTGGAGGACTTATTGAGGGCTTCAGCTGAGGTGCTTGGGAAGGGGACATTTGGTACAGCATATAAGGCTATACTAGAAGATGCAACCAGTGTGGTGGTGAAGAGGTTGAAGGATGTAAATGTTGGAAAGCGGGACTTTGAGCAACATATGGAGGTTGTCGGCAATATTAGGCATGAAAATGTGATTGAATTGAAGGCGTATTATTATTCCAAAGATGAGAAGCTGATGGTATATGATTACTTCAATCAAGGGAGCATCTCTGCCTTGTTACACG GTAGAAGAGGAGAGGACAGAAATCCTTTAGATTGGGACACCCGACTGAGAATAGCAATTGGAGCCGCAAGAGGAATTGCTCATATTCATACAGCGAATGGCGGGAAGCTGGTCCATGGAAATGTCAAAGCCTCAAACATCTTTGTAAACACGCAACAGTATGGTTGTGTTTCTGATGTTGGTCTGGCAACTATAATGAGCTCACTGGCTCCCCCAATCTCCCGTGCTGCTGGTTACCGAGCTCCAGAAGTGACAGACACCAGGAAGTCAGGACAACCTGCTGATGTCTACAGCTTTGGGGTTGTCTTACTGGAACTCCTCACTGGAAAATCCCCAATCCATACAACTGCCGGTGATGAGATTGTCCATTTGGTCAGGTGGGTTCATTCAGTTGTCCGAGAGGAGTGGACAGCGGAAGTGTTTGACATAGAGCTGATGAGGTATCTAAATATAGAGGAGGAAATGGTGGAGATGTTGCAGATAGCCATGTCTTGTGTTGTAAGGATGCCCGATCAACGACCTAAAATGCTGGATGTAGTGAAGATGGTAGAAAGTGTCCGTCGGGCAGATAATGACAATCGACCATCTTCTGGAAACAGATCCGAGAGCTCAACACCACCTCTGgtggttggagcagaaaatCCAACTTCGCAATGA